Proteins from a genomic interval of Capsicum annuum cultivar UCD-10X-F1 chromosome 4, UCD10Xv1.1, whole genome shotgun sequence:
- the LOC107867894 gene encoding probable pectate lyase P56 — MESYRTKINVLIVLILFVLAAVGTATNSPRRKLGNKRYKGPCMAVNSIDKCWRCDPNWEKDRQKMAHCALGFGIIAMGGKSGPYYIVTDNSDDDVIDPKPGTLRYGVIQKGPLWIIFAKSMRIKLRRELIVSSHKTIDGRGRYVHITNGAGIKIQCASNVIISNLRIKNIVPTPGGLLRESDDHLGLRSGDEGDAISIFNSHDIWIDHISMSHAADGLIDAVAGSTNITISNCHFTDHEKVMLFGANDHYEADKDMKITLAYNHFGKRLDQRMPRCRFGFFHLVNNDYTHWERYAIGGSSRATIISQGNRFIANDKLLMKEVTYREKSTASVEEWMKWTWISQGDDLENGATFTPSGDQNLLEKIDHLNLIQPEPSSKVGILTRFSGALACKVGRPC; from the exons ATGGAGTCCTACAGAACAAAAATCAATGTACTCATTGTCCTCATTCTCTTTGTATTAGCTGCAGTAGGGACAGCAACCAACTCTCCAAGAAGGAAACTCGGAAATAAGAGATACAAAGGCCCGTGTATGGCCGTGAATTCTATTGACAAGTGCTGGAGATGCGACCCTAACTGGGAGAAAGATCGCCAGAAAATGGCCCATTGTGCATTGGGCTTCGGCATCATTGCCATGGGAGGAAAGTCGGGCCCATACTACATTGTCACCGATAATTCTGACGATGATGTTATCGATCCTAAGCCCGGAACTCTGCGATATGGTGTGATCCAAAAGGGTCCCTTGTGGATCATATTTGCCAAAAGCATGAGAATTAAATTGAGAAGGGAACTTATCGTGAGTAGCCATAAAACAATCGATGGCCGTGGAAGATACGTTCACATAACAAATGGAGCTGGCATTAAGATACAATGTGCATCCAATGTCATCATCTCTAACCTCCGTATTAAAAATATTGTACCTACCCCAGGTGGCCTGCTTAGGGAATCCGATGACCACCTTGGCCTAAGGAGCGGAGATGAAG GTGATGCCATCAGTATCTTCAACTCTCATGACATATGGATTGACCATATCTCTATGTCCCATGCTGCCGATGGTCTTATCGACGCTGTTGCTGGTTCTACTAATATTACCATATCCAATTGCCACTTCACTGACCATGAAAAAGTAATGTTGTTCGGTGCTAACGATCATTACGAAGCTGACAAGGACATGAAGATTACATTAGCGTACAACCATTTCGGAAAGAGGTTGGATCAAAGGATGCCTAGGTGCAGGTTTGGATTTTTCCATCTGGTGAACAATGACTACACTCACTGGGAAAG GTACGCTATTGGAGGAAGCAGTAGAGCCACCATCATCAGCCAGGGCAATAGGTTTATTGCTAATGATAAATTGTTGATGAAAGAGGTGACATATAGAGAAAAAAGTACAGCGAGTGTGGAAGAATGGATGAAATGGACTTGGATATCACAAGGAGATGATTTGGAAAATGGTGCTACATTTACACCATCTGGTGACCAGAATTTACTCGAAAAAATTGACCATCTAAATTTGATTCAACCAGAACCATCTTCTAAAGTTGGAATACTAACTAGGTTTTCAGGTGCTCTGGCTTGCAAAGTTGGACGCCCATGCTAA